Sequence from the Bombus pyrosoma isolate SC7728 linkage group LG3, ASM1482585v1, whole genome shotgun sequence genome:
atgacaAACTCTGTTGGTCTTcttattgaatatttcgtattataaaaaaattacaaaatatgcaGAATATGAAACTGATAGATAGTATGTCttcatatatctacataaatgAAGACAATGTAGTAAAATATGTGTAGCATAACAAGTACAACTGTTAGCATAGCAGTAACAAACATCATTTAAATCTGATAAATCTAATagtaaaaaagataatgaaaaatataaattattaagagaTAATATCATATGAAAATcattgtatgaaaataaaaagaaaattattttataaaatttgttaggGAAATAGACAAAAAGTCTATGAGTTTCTGAGTAATATATGCAATTGccatattgttaaaatatgttcatattcttatttaaaaatacaatcattaatttcaaaagataGGTTATCATATAGTGGCATTTAAAAAACTGTAAACAACATTGAAATAATcaattactaataataaatataaaatatatatataaatacatttaattatatcaaatactagatcttacaaattattatttataaaaacatgtaACATGAATcacagatatatgtatactgtaTCATACTTACTTCTTGCACATTTATATTGTCTTTAGCAGAAGTTTCAAATAACTGAATTCCCATTTGATTAGCAAATCTTTGTGCATCTTCTGTTAATACCACCTTTTCATTAGGtgcatcatttttatttcctacaAGTACCCTGTTGACCACATCACaattttgttcgatttcaTGTAACCATCTTTTAACATTAGCAAAAGAATCACCACTGGTCACATCATACACGACTATAACACCATGTGTTCCCCTGTAGTAAGTTGAAGTTATTGTCCGAAAACGTTCTTGTCCAGCTGTATCCCAAATTTGGAGCTTTACTCTCTCACCATCTATATCCAcagtttgaattttaaaatccaCTCCTATTGTCGTTATGTAACTGCCATTAAAAGTATTGTCAGCAAATCGTAATAGCAGAGAACTTTTACCTACTCcttaaacaaaaaatgaaaaagaaatgttgaatataatttaacaaatgcagctcatataaatacaaatatgtttatgtaatataataaatatagattattataatctgatatttgataaataaaacataactattattaacaaaaataatttttatataatagagAAAGCCCTAGCTAAGGTGATACAAACTAGTTTCTCAAAGCTTACTAAATGTAATGACTTTCTTTgccttattattatatattacaatctttaatattattaatggaGTATCTTTAATCAATCCATCAGGAAGtacttcatttttcaaatagtttCCTTCAACATTAcctaaaacatttatttttattttgtgtaaTTACAAAGatgtgataaaaaataaacacacAATTTAGTAATAGACAGATACGATATCTAtagtataaatgtaaatgatatTCATTCTTTGAAAacatattagaaataatatatgtaaccAACAATAATTCCAATGACagaaaacaacaaaaaaatatatttataaaccaTAGAGTTCgatcaatttacaaaaattaataattttcccaatataacataacaaaattagttaaattttaaataaatagcatTTTAAATAACTGAAAAAGTAATGTCTAAAcaagcaaataataaaaagtatacattatatcttatattacatttaatagtattggaaaaaataaattgtaacattCATCcaaggatattttatataaatcatttgtttaatcaatttataataatcttaaTATAATCTTAGTATATAACATAGTATAATTTTAGCttacatttaattatgtttaattacgtctgtaatatcaaataatttgtatttaatattatgcccaatgaaagaatattatgggtgattcttgaaatattgtaacaaaataCTTCATTTGAATTCTGTATTTACTACTTTTGAAAGAATCAACACTTACAGAGTGACACTCCTTAAATTACAAAACTTTATGAAACTCTAAGATAAGgattgatattataatatttcgaaaaagtaaaaaaatatttaaaataagaaaaaattcaataaatatatcaattcaaacattaattactaataccaattcaaataataatatataaaattttaagtaagacgtaatatattattgcttttaCTGAAATGCAATATTATATGATGTTAATTAATGGTAggtacattttcatttatttaaattataatgctAAAcatgttttcaaataaaatgtgtGTACAAATATTCAGGTTTGTTAGATTCATCccaaattagaaaaagaaagttgaTGACTAaactaataattatatcattgtttcttcttgtaagttaaaatcaaatatgtattacaattaaaagaacatataatatatacatttactttactttgcatatatgtatattattgatattatagtCTTCAAGATAATTCCTCAAACGGAGGAACTATCAGTACgataaactaataataaaatcataatattGAACATAATCTACTATCACTAATCAAGACTAAGTTAACAAActtaataaaatgcaaaaatataaatataaattatgtaaatgtatataacattatgtaaatgtaacaaaaaatagttcttttcattaaataatgaaataattggaagatttacattaattttgtaaattcattaaaattgtatacttccaaatactttgtaataagctatatcataatatctTAAACAAAACATTAGCTTAGttcttataataatattcttaacaattcttaatttaataaaataagtaggaaaaatatataggaaaaatatttctattgtcttcattaaaaaggaattttaatgACTCATTTATATTAAGTACGCAATAacactattttattttattatttatatcttattatattattataacatcaAAGTTTTACAAAACTGCATtcaatattgaatattaaagcatttttttatattgtcaaaaaatttttgaatatataatatatccaaAAGTTTCAAAGACTGTTACACGGTAAAGATTACGAACTTGTTCATCATAAttacttataatataatataaatacatataaattattaatttacttaataatattaattatacaattctACGGAATCTTATGTATATTCTTAATTGtacattaaaaagaaaatcactTGTAAATGGCAAATTTTAATGAAGttttagaaaagtaaaaatttcctgaatgaaatttttttttttgttattatcatatgaaatataattttctgctAATTTtgattatgataaatttatgttgtctattttttatcaaaaatataaatagcatTATATTcttctgtataatttttaacttatcATTATAGCgtacaattatatttgtttattattgaatatatttaacagcAATGAAAATTTGTGCACTTACCACTATCTCCTATTATTAGAAGCTTAAATAAATGATCATATTCCCGGGCCATTTTGACATGTATGACGTTCAGGTCTATCAAACGTTTCCTCGTAAAAACAGTTCGAAATATAGACGATACATTCACCGTATCGTAAATAGTTTGAATTATCTATgaaaaaatgtggaaaatgaaattgctaacttgatataaattgaaacaacGTTTGCGGCTTAGTCCAAGTAAAAGACTCCGGTATCAAATAAGCGCCATGTTTATTTGCCGTGATATCACAATTCATTATCACCACTgaggaaaaattatattcgttaaCAATGATaactatttcatattaatttaaaataataattagtacattttatttatttcaaaagccatatttttatgaaagaaaagaaatttaaatgcatttagtaataattatcattaaagttaaagaagaagaaagttttcagaaatatgtatgtaggCACATattgttttaacaaaaaagtaaatgatctcaaaatattaaataaattacaaaccACAATTTTGCATTACTATTCAATTAAAAGACaagtatttcatttgtaaagaTATAGCAAATGTCGGAACACtatatgtgtacatacatGAACATGACTTATCAATAACATTCGTAACTACATGTCTATGGCACTATTTCATCCTTTACTATTATAAATTCTCATTGTACTACGActatatatatgcatacgtatatatatatatatgcatgtatgatattaaagaaaatttggtatggataatttaaaatataagaatttactaGATATTCGTAATGATTCTCTTGCTCTAcctctccttttccttttctatcttattcttacttattatttcttttattctctattattttttttcttaaccTTATGGAGTAATATTGCAAAGATGTCGGTgacttaaaaaaattgtaatattttttacaaacgtgtaaataaacattaaaataccaaactgttcattttgttaatttatatgatagcttatagaaaaatagaaaaaatgtttgttatgTAGTCTTTATGACTCTAGTCTCTCCAGcgactttttaatatttttaatgtaacgtaataagtcTTTATTACAATGCCCTAAATACTTAGCATAAATAGGAGAATATTCTGtgcaaaatttgttaataatttatatatgcatatgcaGGAGTAAAATGTAGTTTTCTCAAGGACTTATCTAATTGAAGGTTATCCCAAAGTATTAGTTACTATTGtcttattcttattcttaCTTAAGGTGTACAAATTCTAACTCTTTCCTACAcaactattacaatttttctggaaaaggaaatatagaaaagaataaataacttATATATCAAGTATCTGGGTAGATTATAATTATCCTAAGAAgcttatatttaataagaaagctatgtaatttttataaacataagaaaactatatatacaggaacatgttttatataatattatatagaaaaacaTATACTACATTATCACATCTT
This genomic interval carries:
- the LOC122566279 gene encoding ras-related protein Rab-35 isoform X3 is translated as MAREYDHLFKLLIIGDSGNVEGNYLKNEVLPDGLIKDTPLIILKIVIYNNKAKKVITFRVGKSSLLLRFADNTFNGSYITTIGVDFKIQTVDIDGERVKLQIWDTAGQERFRTITSTYYRGTHGVIVVYDVTSGDSFANVKRWLHEIEQNCDVVNRVLVGNKNDAPNEKVVLTEDAQRFANQMGIQLFETSAKDNINVQEMFMAITRQVLRTKKERKERQAIQTSETVNLRKSTKQHKKKCC
- the LOC122566279 gene encoding ras-related protein Rab-35 isoform X2 gives rise to the protein MLLISHVHIIQTIYDTVNVSSIFRTVFTRKRLIDLNVIHVKMAREYDHLFKLLIIGDSGVGKSSLLLRFADNTFNGSYITTIGVDFKIQTVDIDGERVKLQIWDTAGQERFRTITSTYYRGTHGVIVVYDVTSGDSFANVKRWLHEIEQNCDVVNRVLVGNKNDAPNEKVVLTEDAQRFANQMGIQLFETSAKDNINVQEMFMAITRQVLRTKKERKERQAIQTSETVNLRKSTKQHKKKCC
- the LOC122566279 gene encoding ras-related protein Rab-35 isoform X1 → MLLISHVHIIQTIYDTVNVSSIFRTVFTRKRLIDLNVIHVKMAREYDHLFKLLIIGDSGNVEGNYLKNEVLPDGLIKDTPLIILKIVIYNNKAKKVITFRVGKSSLLLRFADNTFNGSYITTIGVDFKIQTVDIDGERVKLQIWDTAGQERFRTITSTYYRGTHGVIVVYDVTSGDSFANVKRWLHEIEQNCDVVNRVLVGNKNDAPNEKVVLTEDAQRFANQMGIQLFETSAKDNINVQEMFMAITRQVLRTKKERKERQAIQTSETVNLRKSTKQHKKKCC